Part of the Echeneis naucrates chromosome 1, fEcheNa1.1, whole genome shotgun sequence genome, CCTGAGCTCCACTGCAGTAACAAAGCATGATTTACAGACATggttctgtttttaaaatgtgggGAAGCCCATAGCCtgcacaaaatataaacaccCATGTTTCTGAGCGACCCCGAATCAAAGGCAGAGTCAGGGTGGGCCGACGGATGTGTTGTGCTGATGCGTAACTGCGGGTGGTCAACCAGGAGGGTGAAACCCGTCCTGGACTATGTAATCCATTAATATGAACCAGTCTCACAGTGAGTCAGTGAACCTGGTTTAGGCTGTTTCCAGTTACACACATCAAACCAAAAACACTTTAATTCCAGTCCAAGAATTTTACTTTCGAATACATCATTGGAACATGATGCATCCACCTACTTCTGGTCTCATGGATACCACAGTATTGTAAGCTATTTAAAGCTTCATTGTATATTACACTATATAAACCAGCGAAtgccaggaaaaaaagacaatagcACAACTATTAACTAAAGAGCAAGGTGTATGAAGACAAAATTCTTGGGCTCAAATTTAGCTTCGCATTCAAATTAGTCAAATCATGAACATATACTGTAGATGAGCACTGAACATCAAAACAAGCTGTTGTAATGCATGTCTTCATCTGCTGAGCTTTGAACTGATAGTGTTTGTAAGGTGCCATACAAATAAACTAGCTTTGCCTACATCTACAACActcacaaacagagaggaggaaaaacaggatgataaaacacattcagcCTTGTCTCTTCTGAAAATTGAACCTCAATGAAATTCggaaaatttttactttttttcacTCACTAAAGAATATTCTGTGTTTGATGGGACAAACATTTGAGCTACCAAATCTTTCAGTTACCAGCAGACAACTTGGTTAATTTGGAATTATGCTTGTGtcccacacacataaacatctCTGTCAGCATTAACATCAGGGTACTATTATTCCACCGGAGAAGATCTTTTGCAGTTATGAATCATCTGGTAGTGATGCCAGAGATATCCTCTGTGGCATCAAGGGAGGCTACCTGTCAGGATATGGCTTTAATCTTCCCTCAGAACAGATTGCACCTTTGGATTTTGCGACATTCAAGACTCCACAGCAGTTGTGTTGCTAGAGTATTAAAGTTGGATTATAGTGGTCAGAATGTAATTACCGTGTGGAAGTTGGGATGATGATGGCATAGCAGAACACAAGATAATCCCACGGTGAACTCTGTCCCACTGAGTGAGCCTGGAAAACTATCATAGCTCTTGGCCCAGGTGCCCATGGTTCACTTTGTAATTTAAAGATCACATTTTTGATAGGAATTATTGACATCCTCAAGGTTTCTCTGTAAATCAGTATGAAAAAGGAGCATCAAAGCACCAAGGGATTCATTCACCTTGCCATCCCTGAAGAGTTACCACACGCGGAACCTGCTTGTAACACCAGGAGCTTCGCGGTCAGACAAATATTCACAGCACCTTCCCTCCACACTTTATCATCTGTTACTTAGGCCTGTCATGTCTTATTTGCCATGGCTCCTCCGGACATCTCTGCACTTACCAGAGCCGGTGTATCAACATGCTAGTTTTTGGCCTCCAGAGTTTCAGCAGTATGTCATTTTAAGTGTCTCCTCTTTACTGCTAGCAATTATTAAAGTGATGAATGTTCTTAAAATGCAAAACCTCTCTGCTCTGGTGCTCGGGTACTCGAGGAGCCACTTTGGCCCAGTCCTCAGGGACTTCTTTGGGTGTTTAATCATCAGTAATGCAGGCAGACAAAATCCAGATGGGCATCACCCATCGTTGAAGagataaatcaaatcaaagattTTACAGAGAACTTTTGTTTCAGCATTTCTGTCTTATTTTCAACATGATCTTAAACTTTATCACACTGAACGCATAATTCAGATCTTTCCATTGATCACTTAACTTATTTGTCTcactctgtagtaaaatatccAAACTTTACATTCAGCTATTGCTAAAAGCAGAGGATGTTTTTATGAACACATTTCCACAAAAAGCAACTGTCTGCTACCAGTCTTTCAAGGTAAATTGCTGTGAACTCAGGTGACAAAGGTAGTATCACCTCTAAGCATCTACAGTTACATCAAACAAGCCCAATACTTCCTCCCACTCCCCAGTTCAGATGGTTGTCCATTGTCTCAAACAAAAGAACTTGACACTTTGAATTGGAGCCTGTGATGGATCGCTTTTGAGGTCAGAAGCCTTTACCGGTATATTGGTTTCATCCCAGCCCAGCTGAGCTTCCAGCCTTGAATAGATGGTTCCAACTTGTGTGAAGACTAAAGCATTAATAGGTGTGTAGTCATAAAGCCATTGTGGGAACGATGGTTTTGGTGACTCGCTGCttatttgtttaataaaattCTTTTCCACTGATAACACAGATTCAGCTAATGTTTTACACACACTGTGGTATGTATTTgtaccatatatatatatatatatatatatatatatatatatatatatatatatacagtcaagaaagcagcaaaacaatgtGCATACATGGTCAATGACAGGAAGAGGCTTACATTTATACAGATTCAGAATTGCAATATCGATAGCATCAGTCAAATGAGTAATCTCCATGCAGGACTTATGTCCCTGCACTGAACACATATAATTCTTCCAAAATCATGGGCTTTACCTGTCGGAAACTGAAAGAGTTCATTGCATCTCCAAATGTTCAGTCTAATCATCTAGCCAACATGAATAAAACTTATTCTGATGCAGGACTCACAACACTCACACAATGGAGCCTCTATAATACTTATATCACAGACTTTATCACCATTTGCATTCCTTGCATTATGAGGGATGTCTTTCCCACACGGGGAAAACAATGGTTATCAGATAgatttttattctaaaatattCCGGAATGCTGCTTAAATTGGACCCTTAAACCACTTTTTACATCGGTCAGAACATCATTTCACTAACAAACACGTCCTCAGGCACACGATTCAATAACAACGTATTTCCAATGTGAATATTATCTCAGatatgagttttttttattattattattattttacatttaaccgtGATCATGGAAATCGTTCCGCCCTGGTCTAAAAAATCTCTTAGGGCCagattttttccatttccaaagCGGAGTAAAAAGGGGTGAACTACCCAGTTAAAACACAGTGTATAATTTTATTGCGTTTCCCCCAACGGAGCTCCTGGTGCTGGTGTCGCGACGACAATGGGAAGACAGAAGAGCCGCACACAGATCAGTTTCATTCTTTGCCAGTTGTGAATATGGGCGGAGGAAGCAAACTCATTACAAACCTATAAAAAGAAAGTATCGGAGATCATTAAACACCCGGCTATAGAGCCAAGTGTTCACTCCCAGTCCGTGAAAGAGGGGAGCGCTCTTCAGCTCATCATCCGCATTTTGAACCGATcttattttcactgtttcaccGCCACACTGGGCGCTCTGTTTCCACACGCCTGCGTCGATGGCACTTATTATTCTGAACATCTGATTATCAGGAACAAAAACTTGACCTCTTcactattgttttattttgcagtcgGCCAAACGTGACACATGGACACTGCCAGGGCGCACGTTTCTCACTGAGaagcagtctttttttttgcGCTCAGAGTTCGCGTTTTTTTCCCAAgtgatatatacatatacatatacatatatatgtatatatatacatatatatatgccagtatttaatttttgtttaagGATGATCGTCTCTACATGGAATAGAtgctgtgttttgatgtttctCGTCGCTACACTTCGGACGGGGACATCCCAAGTATCAGAGGCGCGCCCGAAAGCGAACTCCATCAAACCGGCTGTTCTGGAGGAGGCACCGACACCCACAACTAACCGGTCCGCCACAGTGCAGAGCTGGATCCCGAAGAAACATAACATCCTTGTACAGGTAATTTGAACCTTCCGATAACAATCCAAAGCTTCAGAGAGATACATCCGATCaaatcaactttatttatatagtaaGGTTGCCAAAAAAGATCGACCAGATCAACTTTTACGCACAACTTGAAAGTGGATAACTGTTCATATGAGCGGAATCATTTACTATATGTGGCGTCTTATAGTGCTAACTTATGATAATAAgtttgtaaattaaaatgtttaaatatgagTGtccttttaatacatttaagtGTGCGTCAGGTCTATAAAACGGTGCCCATGGAGTTGAGGTGAACAAGTAAAATCCGCTGGCCTCTGGCCTGTGCCATTagagatagaaaagaaaaggggaaaaaagtctTTCACGTGTGAATCGTTATTAAATTGAAGGGATTGGACCCCTCATAAACCCTAATTGCCGTTCAGACCTGACGCCACAGTCTGGTGCAGCGCACTTTCACAGTAAATCATTAATCGCAAcagaaatgtgagaaaaagTTAACACTTGGTGTAATTTTCTGTCTGGGTATTAGTGTCATTAAGGTGGTCCAGACGCTTGCTGGGATTATGACATTCTTACTGCGGGGCCTCTGAGGGATAATGTTACCCACCAGTTAATACCCACTCAAAAGAATGATCAGTTCCTGCTGTTTCAACAAAGTGCCTTATTACTGTAGCCTGACAGCAAACCTAGACtcagaacaaaaaacaacaaacaaaccaaaaagatTTGGCATAAAAACGATGTTAACATTATGAGTATTAATTGGTGAGGAAATGGGAATGGACGAAATGAAGTTCTCAATTTTAAGCCATTTCTTCAAAAAGAGGATTGGTATCAgtgacaaacagagagaaactgcGAAAACCTCCCTAAAATCATCACTAACCGTGTCAGTCCAAGTCAAACTTTTTTGGCCCAAGAGATGATGGCGATGTCTCGCTGAGCAGTAGATGGCACTGCCACATCTCAATCACAGCCTCCTCAGCAGGCAGCCAGTCAACCAGCTCAGGGAGATAGCTGACTCCcatttctcctccaaatctaGCCTTTGCTTACTGCACACTGGTAGACCTGACCTCTAGATTTAACACTGATTTATAATGTCACTGTAAATGTCACTTGCAGCACTGATAGTGTTGGATATCAGCGCAGTTTGCTGTGCTGAGAGCAGCTCCCTGACATCCAGCTCAGACAGAAGAAAATTATGGAAAAGCCACATTCTGCTCTCCTCGGAGTGTGGAGATCCAACCTCAGGTAGCACTGCCAGACCTCAATTTGAACGGCTGCTTACATCTTTGCCATTCCAATAATCTGAAGCGGTTTGGAAGGGTGCACTGAGGGGAAGCAATATATGTGTGCAGAGACCATCACACTGTTATTAAAGTAAAATGTCATTGTGTGCGGTTAGCGTGTGAAAGTGAAGATGGCACAAAGCATTTGTGGAAAGTgtgggtatatatatatatatatatatatataaagtatatataatatataaagtATATGTAGATAagtatatgtgcatgtgtgtgttctggtcACCAGGAGGTTTTCCAGCATTGTGCAGTCAGAGCCACAGCTCTGCCACAGCCAGATCGTGGCTTGATGCCTGGCAGGCAAACTACACTGACCCTCTGTATCTCATCATATGGTGGCCTTTTcaaaagcagaataaatcaaAAGTAGCAAGTCTGCCCTTTTTGTGAGGTTGTAGCGGTGTAGATTTGGCTCAGGGATGATCCCAAAGATTCTGATCACCTTTTCTGAAGCATTCTCAGCTCTAATTGCTGCAttgaaacaataacaaaatacaCTATTAGGGAATCGTCCTCTTTTTAAAGTGCTTCAGGGCAGGTACCCAAAGATGGTTTCATGCTCATCTGCGTTTGTGAAGTGAATTACTGCTGATTACGGTATGGGTATGAGTTTGGATAAAGGTCATGTGCCACCTTCAATTTCTTTGCATCTGCTTTATGGGAAACCTCAGTGCCAATATCCTGCAGGTAGATTTATGGACATGTCATGCTGTTGAGTTTGTTAGATTAGCACAACTCTGGAGAGTTCCCACTGAGCTCCAGGAGGATGTGACTGTGAGTTTGCCATTTATGTAAGTGAGAACCTCAATAATCAATCACCGTGCTAATTTTTCCCTCTAAGTCCCCCACCCTTTTTTTACCCCTTGCCCTCTTttcaaacacaatcaaacacaagAATAGACTTCGTTTTTATGTTGTGCTTAGGGacctgaaaaactcctgacatttaGAGGAAAGTGCAGAAAATTAGCAAAATCTTCCAATAATCCTCATTCTCTTATTTTCAGTTGTAGCAAATTATTGAGGAAAAGAGTCCAACCGCCCTACAGAGACAAGCCACTGCAACAGGAAGTAAGGGTGTAATTTGGTGTTTTATCCATCAGATTAGAAACGCTGGTTGAAGCCTTCATTTATGGAAGAATTTGACAGCttaatgtgcttttatttcctgcagctgctgacattGTCTGGCGATAAGGGTTATATTAATCAGGCAGAAACCAGGGTCAGGTTCTGGCTATCCATTTGCACTGAGTCAGAGCAAACTGCTGAGTGTTTTCCCGTTGTCTCCAACCTTTTCACATTAGTgaccaacaaaaccaaaaacctctAAGACCTTGACAGCCAGCACTTGTGGGTGGCACTGTTGACACTTTGGAAGGGAACCAGCAGAAATGGATAGCATAGGCAGGCAGCGCTTGACGCTGTAACCTCTGAACCCACAAGGGAAAACACAGCGTGGCTGCATTCATGCAGTACATGTCTGTAAAACATCAGCAGCCTTAACTAGttgctttatttaattaaatgcagAGATCTCTTTAACAAGCAATTTCTAAGGGCTTGGCCTACACAAGTCCAGCcacatcttttttctctcccaacCCAGCccaccttcttctcctccctaaCCAAAAATGACTgtttaaacagagagaaaaggaattGGGAGGTGTAACTACGTCTTAGCACTCAACTCAGTTTGGACTTCGGTCTTCTGTCCTATGGCCTCTCCAGTCTGTGGGACCCTTGGGCACCGCAACACCCCCACATTGGAGCCATTAGGGGCCTTCCATTGCAACCTCTTGTGCTGTAATTGGACGTGTTAATGAGAGAGGAGACCCATGCATGTCTCATTCCACAGGATAACACCTTTTTCACCAAAGCACCTACTAGATTTACCATTAAAAGCCTTTCCCCTTACCTCTGAGTCTTTGCTGACAGTGGTCTTCAAAGACAAAAGCTTGACTCTGTGTGATTCTTCATGATGAATAACATCAACTCACAATGTGTAGTTAACTTAAGGAAGGTTTAGTTTTCAGAGACTCTGGGTTCATGCATTCAAATGAGACATGCCCATAAACAcatgtgttttcagtgatgaaAGATGCCGAGCTGTGTTTGAAGACAAGGTTTGTAAGAATGACTTGTGCATAACCATCCCTATGTTATCTGATACTGGCTGTCTCTGCTTTCAGGGCatatgaagtttgttttttcagtgacAATGTTTATTTGACTCTGGCCCCTACCAGAGGCCCCCGCCACTCATTAACACCATTCACAGTTTCAGGTTGCATGCTTGATCTCTGAAGGTCAAGTGCAATCACAgcacaaaacactgaaagtgCGGATTTGAACTGAACGTGCAAAGTCGTTTGGCTTTAGGTTTATTgaaggtttttttccccctgttttCAGACCAAACCAGCGGAAGTAGTTTCAGCAGACACGAACAGATCTATGTTATTACTGCTAAAGAAAAGGTAAAGGACTATAAAGGGGGTAGGGCTCAGGAGGACAACAGAGATCCGTCtatgaagttgttgtttttttttttttatcctggcttttcttttcttcaagcTTCGTCTATGATTATATAAAAAGATAGAATTTTCATGTCATCAAAGAAATAGCTTTAATAGGGACATTTCAGGGTTTTCATTGGATGGTAGATGATTCCTCTGGGTGGGTATCACCCTACCAGGCCCACACACACTTGCTGGGACGGATTAGAGAGAATGTGTTTTTCTGGACTTGGGTtaaaatttttcctttttgattatGGTCTTTTTAATTATAGTTTGAATAATCCACTTTGTTAGGGGGAATACTTTTGATGAGAACAATGTGAGGTTGTGATGGTTGGAAAATTCTCCTGTGTGAaagtctgttgttttgttgatcaTGTACGTCGACTTGATCGCATGCAGACCAGCAGATGCAGTTTTGGGGCACATACAGAGCCAactgatgctgtttttcttgGGATGTCTTTATGTGGGATACATGTTTCAATAATTTAATACTCTAAGTTATTTTAACATTAGTGGGAATGGTCAGTGAGATGAGTCACAAAGCCCACGAATAACGCTGGGAAAAGGTCTTTGTTTACAAAGTGTAAAAGTATAACATGAGATTCAACCTAGTTTTTTCCAACTGTTTTCataatgttttcaaatttgaaagGATTCCACTCaaatcaaacagaggaaactATTTTTATCCATTATAATGCACTTCCATCAAATTCTATCAACATCTTTACAAGACTATAAAGGGATCCTTTGATCTGGGGGGAGGGTTCAAAATCCTCTATGTCCCGTAGTAAATCCCTGGTAGATTGTTACTCCCGCACATTTAAGTTTCTGCTTCAAAGTCTCAGTGCTTTACCAGCACGAAAGCAGCAAGATACAGGACCAGGCCAGGAGCTTCCCTTAtggctctctgtctgtctctgcctttaTCGTCTCACCAGCATAccagaagaagctgcagagtaCACAGTTCTCAGCCCACTTCCTGCACATGATCCAAGGCTGCGCTTTTATGTGCAAAATAAGAgagcaacagaaagaaagatgtTAGATGAATGAGATGCATCCAAATGAAGCCCTGTCTTTCAGAAGTTGCGAATAAGGCATTTTAAAACACGACAAGATAAGGCAAGATTATCTGCCTTGATTTGGAGGCCGGTCTTGTATCATTGGGTTTCAAAGGGCTGTTTTGTGGTTTAAGTCATGATGGAAGAGGTGCGcccttttcttgttcttctAACCCCTATCCCCacccaccaccatcaccatatGCTTGATGCACAGCAAGTGATTCGAGTCTGCTGgccagaaacacagacagaaatcagAGCAGGTAGTATGAAGTACTACTACATGTGGCCGGGCCCATTCGTCATCATATTTAGATATCAGCactgtttttttcatgtgaggATAAAAACTCCCACTGCACTTTCTTGAACTTCTCTTCAGCATATATTCCCCCCCCTCCCATCATTACACCAATAGTTCATGAGAATATTTCTCTGAGCGGCTGACACTAAAACCATTGAGCATGAAAGTTAATTCTTGACTTTGAGTTAAAGCCGCCATTTAACATTTAGGGGGAAATGCTTATTGCCTTAGGTCTACATCCAAGGATCAATGTAATTCTAAACTACATGCAATAAGTCTGGAGATGAAACCAGGAGACGATTAGCTCATCCTAACAGTTAgtctttttgaaaatgtcataaATACACTCATCGCCACATTTTTTCATAtatcacacacaaagaaaagagtaaGGATCATTTTCAGGGAACTGTAACATTTGTTGTGTGAGATTTCTGTATAAAAGTGCTGGAAAAATTCATgttacatttctatttatttactGATTAGCCACATAGGAAAGACTTTCTTAATTATTTACCTGTAGAGATGTTGGACACAGAAGTTTTTTGAATTTGGAGAGGCCAAGGCTAACTTCTCAATGCCGTTTGATACTACACTTCCCATAAAGCTTAGACGCTCCATGCCCATAGGAAAGGGAAATGCCTATCAGAAACTATGCATAACTTTGTCAGTAGCTCAAGAGTTATTTCCTCACTCTTGATGAATCCTCCCATGAACCACAGAAGACAATTGTCAACAATTGTCTGTACAGGCTCCCCTCTACTCCTGATAGGGATTAAACTGATTAGTAAGAACCAGCATGTTTTACATCAAAAACAAGGCCTTTGAATATTCTGAGAACAGTCTTGACATTGTACTAATTTAGAAATATTTGGACTCCATCAAACATGAGGGCTTTGTTACTTTCATCAACACATTAAGCATCTGCTTGATGGGAATATGTCATTATGATAGATAAGCATTTAGCTGAATATTCCTGTTCATTTTTCTATGGCTGTATCATTGCGTCCATGTGTTTTCAGCCTGAGAAAGTCAGCATGGCATCCATCCAACAAGTCTAATCTTGTACATGTTCCGAAGTACAAGTACATCAGGCAAAAAACGTCAGTGCTGAAAATTTCGTGTATTTGAGAGCTGATTGAAACATGTGGTGTACATTCATGTTTGGAGCAATGCCTGTTCTTTTGGGCACAGCCTCTCTTCTCTGCTGACCTTTGTACTCCAAATTGTGTTTACTATTTACTGTGGCTATAACgattttacttatttaaatgtttttcatgatTATTCAGATGTTTATTGTTTCAAGTTTGTCAGTGGTAAGCCATACTAAATCAGATCTGTCAGTGCCAGCTGAATGTGGTCAGCCAACTAAACATGTTGCTCTAATGTCAATCGACACCAAACATAATTTACATGGTCAGAATAATATTccgcagttttttttttttctttaactgacCTGCATTTGAAAAGGTGTAATGTTGAACAAACGTCTATCAACTTATCAACACTTTTGTTGTAAAAAATTATACCCTGCAATCAAACTGAATGGCTGGAAATGAGATAAAGATGTTGAGCCATTGGAGGAACATTTTTGCCTGACCTTCATGGAGACCTGAGCCAAAGTATTAATGCAGCTGTTCAAATCGTCCTCTCTTGCTGAGTTCAGTGCACTTTCATGACAGTATTTTATTTGTCTGAAGAGATCATTCGATTGGTGATACAATTTGTTTGAGCTTCTTTGCTCCTGCTCCAAGTCTAATGGTGACAGGACATGCATGTGTAAGGAATTATACCAAGACCATGGTTCCAGTAAACATTCCCATTGTTATTAGACAACTGTGATGGAAAAAGTAAGCTTGGCCTATGTTGTGCTTTGTGCTGTTTGGCACAGGGGTTGTTATATTTGTAAGCTTGGTGGTTTATAGTGAGGCTGTTTCTGTGCATTTAGAGAAAGGACCGAAACGTTtcttgtttgctttgctttaatTGCTACCACCGCTGTTGCAGTGGTAGCAAAATCTGCAGCAATGTCTCTTTGAAGAACCAAAAATACTAACCTGGCTGGAAACTTTTGATTGCAAACAAACGTTATGTGATGCTGCGTGACTTTCCTCAGCATCACCTAACCTTTCTGTCAACATTTCACACAGATAAACAGTAAAATGCCTGTGATAGAATTGAtttccaaaacaacaaattgtAATGCAGGTTATGTCTCATGTACAATTTCTGAAACCATTTCAATGTAGTGCTTCCCTGATTTTGATTCTGGTCCATCCAAAATTCGCAAAGCACTTCAAGCCAGCAAAGCTGCACATCAATTCATGTACTGTTGTGGACTGTAAGGAATATATCAAGCACAACGCTGTTGGAGTCATGTCCAAAGACCCATAAGCAGGAACACTTAGATGTTTGCCAATactgtgtgtgtaggtgtttaCTGGCTGTTTCACTGCTGTCATACTACAACAAGAAATCCATCTTCACATAGGGCCAGCTAAAACTCTGTCCTGCCCATTaatatgacagacagagatatgttaACAGTGAACTGCACAATTGATCTGTCTTTTGCAGTGGTATATCCATGAGCCAGTCCAAAACACGTTTCTAGAAAACAATGTCACAGATGCAAGTAGGAAAGTTAATCACATTTACATCACAGCTGCATGCGtgcgtgttttttttatgcttttgaaagcacataaaagcacattttatgCTTTTGAAAGCTTTTGAAAGTTGTCCTGCTCATGCCTATCAATGTAAACCTTTAAGACACTGAACaatacatttttgcaaattATGTTATGCACAAAGTTTGTGCAGGTGGGTGATGCAACTGCAGCCACACAGTCACCAACAGTGCATATCACAATCTCACAAAGTAAACAGCTACCTCAGCAATATGACCTTATGTCAGGATATAATGTTACCACAAAGATTACAGTCCCTAGATGTGGGAAGAGCTTCATACTGctgattttaaatgtgatgtaGTTTGTAGTTTTATGGAGAGTAAGTAAAGGCAAAATTTCGTCCGCAGGTATATCCATGCAGCAATGATAAGGAGTGCAGCGTAGGCAGCTACTGTCACAGCCCTCAGCAGGCTCCCTCCCGCTGCCTCACCTGTCGTAGGAGGAAGAAGCGCTGTCATCGGGATGCCATGTGCTGCCCTGGTAACCGCTGCAGCAACTGTATGTACCtgacccacacacatacacacacacatatttcagCACATGTCAGTCTCATTTACTGCAGGTCGCAGCTCTTTGATTTCTTGTTTTTGGCAAATAATCTGGAAAAAGTGACTCTTCTAGGTTGGTAAACAAATAGTACCACAGTATCCCACCCAGAGTGTCAAAGAAGGAGCCTGTACATTTAAATAACGGCGAACACACCTTCATACAGAAACCTGAACTATAGTTGAATTGCATTAAATTCATGCCCACAGGCTCAATTACAATGTGCTTCTTCTCTGATATGGTTGATATAGCTGCACAGTGACAGAGGATACCCTCCTTCATAGTCACTTCTCCTAAAAAGTcctgcttctctgtctctcttttttttttttaaactccagtTATTTGCGTCCCAATCTCTGAGAGCGTGCTGTCGCCTCACATCTCAGCATTAGATGAGCATAACAAACTGTCCACCAAAGACCACAACTGGAGGAAGGGTGGCAAAGCGCACACTAAACATTCTCGTAAAGGTAAGATTTAAATGCGCATCTCACTGTTGTGTTCAAAAATGTTTACCTGAAGCCCCTCGCCGCTCCAAACACCACTGTTTTTTCTCCCATGTTTTATTAGCTGTCATCCCTTTTTAACCTGATCAGGATGGCTGAGCCTTTCTGTTGTTCAATGTCTGCATGTCCAATGCAGTTCACAGGTGACGCCAGTCAGCCAACTATGTTGATAATTACCCCTCTGCTCATATGTCAGAGTCTGGGAGCCCTACACACAGCATGGGGAGTCTAGCAGAAACCACAATGCCCCTGCTGTTTCTGAAACTCATACAGACGCTTTCCCTGACAGCACATATAGTGTGGTACAGGACTAAGAACCCCATATTACAGCTAATAACTCACCATACATTAGtttaaaactaaacaaatagCACAAGCACGTAAAGTTACTATAAATAAAGGCATTTAACCTCATTTGTGCTTGACTAACTCCCCCTCTTTCAACATTATTACTTTATAATGGCCTTACATTAGAATCAGTTAAAGCAAAATTAGAGCAGTCAGGCCTCACAGGCCGACATGCTGATGGTTGGAACTTTGTATTGAAATAACTAAACAGCAATGTG contains:
- the dkk2 gene encoding dickkopf-related protein 2, which translates into the protein MPVFNFCLRMIVSTWNRCCVLMFLVATLRTGTSQVSEARPKANSIKPAVLEEAPTPTTNRSATVQSWIPKKHNILVQVYPCSNDKECSVGSYCHSPQQAPSRCLTCRRRKKRCHRDAMCCPGNRCSNFICVPISESVLSPHISALDEHNKLSTKDHNWRKGGKAHTKHSRKGHDGDPCLRSSDCAEGYCCARHFWTKICKPVLRLGEVCTKQRKKGSHGLEIFQRCDCAKGLSCKVWKDATSSSKSRLHMCQKI